Part of the Paenibacillus kyungheensis genome, CCGTACGATTTTGGAATCGGCTCGTGAAGGATTTCCTATCGTAATGTTAGATCGAAGATTAGAGCATGAAAGTGTCTGTTATGTTGAAGCAGATAATGAAAAAGGTGGCATTTTAGCTACTGAACATCTAATCGAAGCCGGTCATCGCAAAATTGCTTATGTATCTGGGCCAGCAAGCAGTAAGCACAATAAAGATCGTTATAACGGTTTTGTGCAAGCGATGAACAAACATGGATTGACGATTGAACCACGCTGGAATCTAATCGGCAACTTTACAGAAGAAGGCGGTTATCGCGCAGTCAAATTAATGATTGCACAAGGCGAGATTCCAGAGGCTGTATTTTTTGCAAATGATGAGATGGCATTAGGAGGAATAACTGCTTTGAATGAAGCTGGTATTGTTGTTCCTGATGATATATCCGTCATAGGCTTTGATGATATTGTACAAGCGCGGTTTTTGACACCGTCTTTAACGACAGTACGTCAGCCTGATTATGAAGTAGGGGCATTAGCTGTACATCTGATTTTTCAGATTTTAAAAGGAGAAACGGTTAGTCCACAGTATAAACTGGATACCGAATTAGTTTCTCGTGGTACTGTACGTTCTCCATAATGGATGTACCTTATCGTTTTTTTGAAAGCGATATCGAGCAGCAAGCATTTTCTATTATAACAACGAGGTGAATTTAATGACAAAAACATGGAAATCGGTTGTAGCTTGTATGTTGATCTTTTCTCTGATCTTGTCAGCATGTGGCAACAAAGAAGAAGCAGCTGCAACAACAGCGGATGGTAAGCGTGTTCTAAAAGTATGGGGAATGGGTGCGGAAGGTACAGCTCTTTCCAAAATCGTACCTGATTTCGAAAAAGCAAATCCTGATATCAAAGTCGAAGTACAAGCGATTCCTTGGGATAATGCCCATGATAAATTGCTAACAGCAGTCGCTTCCAAAAAAGGCCCTGATGTGGTGCAAATGGGATTGGGTTGGATTCCTGAATTTGCAGACGCTGGAGCTTTGCTAGATTTATCTTCTTATACAGACAAATATCCGAATCTGAAAGTCGATAACTTCTTTAAAGGCGCTCAACAAACAATGACATACAACGATCAACTTGTAGGCATTCCATGGTATATCGATACTCGCGTATTGTTCTATCGTGCAGATCTACTTAAAGAAGTAGGCTATAACGAACCACCTAAGACTTGGGCTGAATTGAAAGATGCAGCAACCAAACTGGCAGCTAGAGGAAATGGCAATTATGGTATTTTGCTAGATAGCCAGGATCAAGTATTTACACTTCCATTCGCTTGGGAAAATGGTAGCGAAGTTATTAGTAGTGATAACAAAGCTCAATTTAACCAACCACCATATGTGGATGCTGTCAAATATTTGAGCAGTTTCTTTACAGAAAAATTAGCACCTTCGCAAGTAGACTTGAAACTTCTACCATCATTTGGTGAAGGTATTATCCCTATGTTTATTAGCGGCCCTTGGTCTGTACAACAGATCAAAGATGAATTGCCTGATCTAAAAGACGATCAATGGGGAACAGTTACGATCCCGGCTAAAGATGAAAGCGGTAAAAGTGCTTCGATCTTAGGTGGATCAAGTCTATCGGTATTTAGCAGTGCTACGAACAAAGATGATGGTGCTAAATTTATTTCGTATATGAACGAACCAGAAGTACAAGTGAAATGGTACGAATTGACAAAAGATTTGCCTTCTACAACTAAAGCATGGGAAGACAAATCACTTGCATCTAACAAAGATATCCAAACGTTCCGTACACAAATGGATACAGCACGTCCAGCACCATTTGTAAAACCGTGGGAAAGTATTGCAGATCTAATCAAAGCAGCTATGCAAGAAATCACAATCGGTGGTGCTGATGTTCAAGAACAAATGGATCAGGTGAACAGCCAGGCTGATGACTTGTTAGCCAACTAATCTAATGATATCCACAGGGCAGAGGTTCTGCCCGTTCAAGCTTTGCATGTTCGTTTAGTACCTTTGCCAAAGATTCATATGCCTTTACTAAACTAACGGGGTGAAATGGATGTTTAAAATGTGGAAATCAATGTTGGTATTGTTACTGATCAGTTCATTAGTATTAGCGGCTTGTGGAAATAAAGAAGAAGCAGGCGTACCTACAACATCAGATGGTAAACGTGTATTGAAAGTATGGGGGATGGGTGGAGAAGATAACGCTATTAGCACACTCATCCCAGCTTTTGAAAAAAAAAATCCAGATATCAAAGTGGAAACTCAGTTTATTCCATGGGGTAATGCTCATGATAAATTGCTAACTGCGGTCGCTTCCAAAAAAGGACCCGATGTTATTCAAATGGGTACGACATGGATTCCAGAATTTGCTGATGCTGGAGCATTGCTTGATCTGACTCCTTATACAGAAGAGTTTCCTAATCTCAAACCAGAGAACTTTTTCAAAGGTGCACAAGAAACGATGACGGTCAATGATCAATTAGTGGGTATTCCGTGGTACTTGGAGACTCGTGTATTGTTCTACCGCACAGATTTGTTGAAACAAGTAGGTTATAACGAAGCTCCGAAAAGTTGGGCTGAATTAAAAGATGCTGCAACCAAATTAACAGATAAAAGCAAAGGCAGATACGGTATTTTGTTAGACAGTCAGGATTCAGCTTTTACTCTTCCGTACGCTTGGGAAAATGGGAGTGAAGTCATCAGCAGTGATAACAAAGCCCAATTTAATCAACCTGCTTATATCGAAACGATTGAGTATTTGAATAGCTTCTTTAAAGAAGGATTAACACCTAATCAAAGTGATATCAAATTGTTACCTTCATTTGGTCAAGGATTAATTCCAATGTTTGTCAGTGGGCCATGGTCTGCTTATCAAATCAAAACAGATCTACCTGATCTAAAAGCAGATCAGTGGGCCACAGCTGTGATTCCTCCCAAAGAAGAAGGTGGCAAAAGCGCTTCTATTCTAGGTGGATCCAACTGGAGTGTACTTAGTAGTGCAACAAACAAAGACGATGCCGCTAAATTTATGGCTTTCATGAGTGATCCTGAAACACAAGTTGCTAAATATAAATACGATCAGGATCTACCTGCCAACATGAAAGCTTGGGATAACGAAGTATTTAACAATAAACCTATTGTTCAAACTTTCCGTGACCAATTAGATACAGCACGTCCTTCTCCATTTGTGAAATCATGGGAATCAATCGGTGATCTGGTCAAAGCTGCTTTGCAACAAATTACAATTGGTGGAGCAGATATCAAAGAGCAGATGGAAGAAGTCAATACAGGAGCAGATAGTTTATTAGCTGAATAAGCTTCCGCAATAACAGCATCTATTTTATGTACATCAACTATCCTTCTCGCCAGATTCATACTCAGATATAACCAACTGATATGGATCTGGAAGAGAACGATAGCATATCAGAACGTCAAAACTTCTGTGAAGGAGGGAATCCAATATGCAAAACGCTTTGCAAAAATTAAACAAATATAAATATCCATATTTGTTTATAGCACCTACGCTAATTATTTTGTTTTTGTTTTCATTTATTCCTATCTTTATTGCTATTTTTATCAGTTTTACGAACATGAACTTATCGGGATTGGCGGACTTCTCAAATATCAAATTTAATGGATTTGATAACTTTGTTCGACTGTTCTCGGATGCAACTTTCCAGAAGTCGATGTTCAATACGCTTATTTTTGTAGTGATTGGTGTTCCTTCAGTTGTTATTATTTCTATGGCTATAGCGATTTTGATTAATCAAGGAACCAGTTGGATTTTCAAATCCTTCCGAGTAATTTACTATATGCCTTCGATTACCAATATTGTAGCAGTAGCTGTAATCTGGGGATATTTGTACAACTCACAATACGGTCTAATTAACCAGATGTTAGGATTTATCGGGATTGATCCGGTGAGCTGGTTACAAGATCCGGTTATTGCTAAATTCTCATTGATCATTATGGCGGTCTGGAAAGCAATCGGTTTGAATATGATTATTTTCTTAGCAGCCTTGCAAGGGATTCCGCGTACGTATTACGAAGCTGCTCAGATTGATGGAGCAAGTCGCTGGGCACAGTTGACTAAGATTACGGTTCCTTTACTAAGCTTTGCTACTTTTTTCGTATCGATTACAACACTAATCGGCTGGATTCAATTTTTTGAAGAGCCGCTTGTTATGACCAAAGGTGGTCCAATCAACAGTACGATGTCTATGGCATTGTTTATCTACAATACAGGGTTCCAACGCAATAACTTTGGTTATGCAGCAGCAGGCTCTATTGTTCTATTTGCCATCATTATTCTTGTAACTATGATCCAGTTTAAAGTACGTAAAAAAGACAGCGATGTAGAATACTAAGTTCTGTAGATCAATGTAAACACAGAACAAAGTATGAAGGGAGGTTCCAAAATGGATATTCAAGTCAAACCGATGTATAAAACAGTCATTATTGCGCTTCTACTTATTGGTAGTATAGCGATGTGTATCCCTTTTGTATGGATGATTCTTGCATCCTTCAAACCAGAAAGTGAAGTAGTTGCATTAACGCCGAAGTTCTGGCCTCAACAAGCTACGATTGAGAACTATGTACGTCTATTTACAGAAATGAGATTTGCGACCTATTTGTGGAACACATTAGTTATCGTATTTTTCTCTTTTATCGGTCTATTTTTAAATGCGGCAGCAGGATATGCGTTTGCCAAATTTGAATTCCCGGGTCGTAATGTTCTGTACTATCTTGTACTAGGAACAATGATGATTCCTTCTCAAGTAACAATGATTCCAGTGTATCTATTGCTGAATCAAATGAATTTGACCAATACAATGGCAGGTATTGTTTTACCAGGTATGGTTAATGCGTTTGGTATTTTCTTATTCCGTCAATTTATGACGACCATTCCTGCTGACTTGATCGAAGCAGCACGATTAGATGGAGCAAGTGAGTTACGTACCTTTTTCCAATTGGTTATTCCAATTGCGAAGCCAATCTTTGCGGTACAAGGGATTTTGACTTTTATCGGCGGTTGGAACAGTTTCCTATGGCCGTTGATTATTGCCAATGATGAAAATCTATACACATTGTCTGTTGGATTATCATTGTTGAAAGGGCAATACGGTGGTGACTTTGCAATTCAGATGGCAGGTGCTTCATTCATGGTAGTACCAATCGTTATTCTGTTTATCTTTATGCAGCGTCATATTATCGAAGGATACACTATTTCAGGTATGAAGTAATTTCATACCTGAGTGCACAACACAGTCATGCAGTAGCACTAGAGACAAGTCGTTCTACGAGAACGTATTTTGGATAGAATATAAGTTTACTTTTTGGAGGGATATTGAATGTCAACGATACAAAATCAAACACAGCAAACAGGACTTTTCCAAAATGAATATGGTTATTTTACAGAAAATGGTCGTGAATATGTAATTACAAATCCACGTACACCACGTCCATGGAGTAATATTATCAGTAATGGCGATTACTCCTTTATGGTATCGCAAGCAGGTGGCGGTTGTTCATGGCGTGGAAATGCAGGTCAGAACCGGATCACTCGTCTTTTCCAAGATGTAATCAAAGATTCATGGGGTAAATTTATTTATCTACGTGATCGCAATTCAGGCAAATTCTGGTCAGCAGGCTGGAAACCGGTTATGGCTGAATATGAATTTTATGAAGTGCGTCATGGTATCGGTTATAGTGTATTTACGCAACAAGTGGATGGAATTCGCAGTGAATTGACTGTATTTGTGGCTCCAGATGCACCGCTTGAAATTATGCAATTGAAAGTAACCAATAACAGCACAACAGCACGCGAACTGGATGCAACGACTTATTTTGAATGGGCTCCAGGTTTTGCACCGGATGAACATCGTGAATTCCACAAAATCTTTATGAATTCTGAATATAAACAAGATCTGAACGCGATTCAGCTTGAAAAATACTTATGGAGCTTCCCGGATGAGAAAGGACGCAGTAACAATGTAAGCTGGCCTTACACAGCGTTCCATGCGGCAAGTGAAACACCATCTTCATTTGATGCAGACAAAGAATCATTTGTAGGTATGTATGGTGAAGAATCTCGTCCACAAGCGATGATTGACAAAGAACTAGCAGGAAATAGTGGACGCTTTGGAGATGCTACTGCTTCTCTACGTGTCGCTATTAATCTAGAAGCAGGAGCTTCACATACAGTTGTATTCACTATTGGTGCAGCAGAGCAAGAAAAAGAAGATGCAGATGCATTGATCCAGAAATACACTACTGTTGAAGCAGCAGAACGTACTCTTCAAGATGTACATGCATTCTGGAGTGAATTGATCGATGTGGAAGAAATTCATACACCTGATCCAGCAATGAATATTATGACGAACGTATGGTTGAAATACCAATCGATCTCTTGTCGTCTATGGGGTAAAACAGCATACTATCAAACAAGCGCAGGTTATGGATATCGTGACCAATTGCAAGATTCTCAAATCTTCTTAACAAGCAAACCAGAATTGATGCGCAAACAAATTCTTATGCATGCTTCCCAACAATTCCAAGAAGGCGATGTACTTCACTGGTGGTTCACGATTCGTGGTGGCGGTCCTCGTACTCGTTGTTCTGATGACTTGCTATGGCTTCCGTTCATCATGGACGCCTATCTGAAAGAAACACAAGATTACGATATCCTGGATGAAGTCACTCCATTCTTAGATGGTGGCGAAGCTACAGTGTATGAACATTGTAAATTAGCGATCGAGAAAACATTCTTGCGCTTTAGCCCGCGCGGTGTTCCATTGATGGGTGAGCATGACTGGAATGATGGTCTAAGTGCGATCGGTTACGAGTGGAGAGGTGAAAGCTTCTGGGTAGGTGAGTTCTTGTACCTTATTCTAGGTAACTTTGCACCAGTAGCTGCCAAACGTGGCGATCAAGTTTTTGCAGATAAAATGATTGAAGTACAAGGTAGCTTAAAAGCAGCACTGAACAAATATGGTTGGGATGGCGAATGGTATCTACAAGCAACCAACGATGATGGATTAAAAGTCGGTTCAAAAGAAAACGAAGAAGGTCAAATCTTCTTGAATCCACAAATGTGGGCTGTTATTTCTGGAGTAGCTGATCAAGAACGTGGACAACAAGCAATGGATAGCGTAAGTAAGCATCTATTACGTGACCATGGTGCGTTGCTTCTATATCCTGCTTATACCAAAGTCCGTCGTGATATTGGTTATATTACACGCTATGCTCCAGGTCTACGTGAAAATGGTGGTGTCTACACGCATGCTGCTACATGGGCAGTATGGGCATATACATTGATCGGTCAACCAGAAAAAGCATACGAAGCATACAGCAAAATCTGTCCTCCTAACCGTTCTGACGATCCAAATGGTTATGTAGGCGAGCCGTATGTAACACCTGGTAACTCTGATGGCCCAATCTCACCTAACTATGGTCGTGGTGGTTGGACTTGGTATACAGGTTCTTCTCAATGGTTACAACGCATGGCAACCAACTGGATTCTAGGTGTACGTGCTGAAAATGAAGGATTGTTGGTAGATCCAAGTATTCCGAAAGATTGGAAAGAGTTCACTTATCGTCGTGCATTCCGCGGAGCTACGTATAATCTACATGTAGATAATGCAGCAGGTGTGGCTCGTGGTATTAAAGAAATCAAAGTTGATGGTAAAGTGATTGAAGGCAATATCTTACCAGACTTCCGTGATGGCAAAGAGCACGAAGTGAAAGTGATTATGGGTTAATCTATTCATTACATCTGATCTGAATAGATCGCTGTAACAGTATTCGATATAACCTACTAATGAAATACTAAGCAAACTATAAATAGCTCTATCTATTCATCATGCTAACTTAGAACAAGTGGCAGTATTGGATAGATTAGAGCTATTTTATATTATTTGTTCACACTAGATCATTGAGATGAAGTGATTGGAAAGCGAGTGGTATCTTTGCGAAGCTGACTCCATGTATATCGTAATAACCATGCATCCCAGTTAGTAATTGTTATCGAACTGCCTACCCACATCAATGTTTTATCTGGGAATCCGCCGGGTGGACGATCTTGTGGTTCATAAAAGTCAGGGAAACCAAAGCCATGACCAAGTTCATGTTCCATAATCTCATCTTGATCTGCTTTTAAAATGTTTAAAATATAATCATCAGCCATCCGTTGTCCCCAGTCTCCACCAGCACCTCCACCAAAGCTGGTTGTTGCCCATAGATACATATCGAATCGTTTATCTAAACCACCTGGATACATATATTGTGGTTCTTCAAAATGTTCAAAACGAGATAAGCTTGTAGGAGCAATTGGTAATTTAGCTGGAATAGTAGGTACTGTTTTATTTAATTCGTCTATAATATAATCGGTATAAACTATTTCATTAGCTTGTTTATTTAAAATGAGTGCAGGATTTGTGCAAGCCCAGCCGACCACTTTGACTTTAATCGAAGAATAAGGCCAATTTTCATAACCTACCAATAAATCGTTCCAATGATTAACCTGTCGACTTAACATACTTTCGATTTGTTGGCGTTGTTTTAAAGTTACACTTTTGTCAGATTGCCAGCGTACTACATAATTTAAAGTTCCTTTACCTGCAAAGATCTGATCAAAAATAAGATTTTTACGAAGCGTGGATCCTTCTTTAACCATCCGATTTTTCCAGACCCATTCAATCGAAGATTTGTAACGGTCAGGCATATTTTTTAATGTAGTCTTAACGATAGAGGCTGAATGAGTAACAGTCGGTTTCTTTTTGACTGGAGTAGCGTAAAGAGAATGGGGTGAACATGCAAATAGTGAAGCACAAACTGTAATAGAAGTAGATAAAAGTAAAGCTTTACTCCATACACTCATTTTATTGCCTCCTGCTAGAAAGATATAATTAAAAATGTTTATTGTACAAATAAAACATTCTACTTTATTATTATCGAAATTATTGTTTTAAATTTTAATCAAATATAAAATCTTGATATCGATTACTAAAGAGTATTTCGCAAAAATTCAAAGGATGATACAAAAGGAGAACAATAATGACCTGGTATATCAAAAGATTTGACGAATTAACATCGTTAGAAATGTATCGTATTTTACAAGAACGAACGGCTATCTTCGTTGTAGAGCAGAACTGTCCTTATCAAGAAGTCGATGGCAAAGATCTAGCTAGCTATCATTTATATAAAGAGGAAAATGGAGAGATTGTAGCCTACTCCAGACTTCTTCCAGCAGGTATCGCTTATACAGAAGCTTCGATCGGCAGAGTGATTGTTAAGCGTGAATATCGTGGCAAAGGATTAGCACAAGAGTTATTTCGCAAAAGTGTCGAATTTATTCAGAACGAATTAAAAGAAGATAAAATCAAAATTCAAGCACAACATTATCTGGAGAAATTCTATAATAGTTATGGATTTGAACCGATCTCAGACGTATATTTGGAAGATGATATTCCTCATATTGATATGATGCGTATCACAACAACATAACTACCAATCACTCAAAAAGTGAACAAAAAAAGAAGGATATGTGAAGCAGTGGTGACACTTTTTCATCTATCCTTTTTGGCTTGAAATCAATCTTAGGAAGATTTGGGTAAAAATAGTAAGCATTTAAATTGGAAATTCATACCTATGTATTGTAGAATGGGAAGAGTAAAGAGTAATTTAGTACGAATGAGGGGGCATGCACTGCTCAGTATTCAACTAGAATATGCAGAATGATATATACAAAATGCGATATATCTATTCTCAAAATCTCTGTTTTCCTGTATTTGGATTAAAAATGGCCGTAAAAGGGCTAAAAAACCTGAATAACTCTTTATGTGCAGCGAGAGAAAACGTTTTCTTGAAAAAAAGACGTTTTACTCGTTCATAGTCTAATTTTAGGCTATTTTGTGATCTATCATATAGAGGTATAATTAAATATGTTGCAATTCCGTCACAAATATATTCACAAAAAATTCAAGACGGAGGGAATCCTCGATGACTATCGACGAATCAAACCAACCATGGCTGTGGGAATCGTATTACGGACCCAATTTGGGGTATGTACAAGAACAATATGAACTGTACAAACAAGATCCGAATTCTGTAGATGAAGGATACCGTGAACTTTTTGAACGTTATGGAGAGCCTGTTGCTCCTGTTACCGTATCATCTGGTCAATCAGTGGTAAGTAGTACAGAAACACCAGCTAAAGTAGACACTAATCTGTTGAAGAAAGCGGTTGCAGCCGAACGTTTAGTATGGAATATCCGTACATACGGGCATCTGGCAGCGGATATTGATCCGCTTGGACTAAGTACAGCGACTGATGTTCGCTTACTCGATCCAGAGCAATACGGACTGGGACAACGTGACCTCGCACAACTACCAGCATCTTTGATCTGGGAAAATGCACCTCCAGAAGCAAAAGACGGATGGGAAGCTATCCAAATTTTGCGTAAGAAGTATACAGGTTCACTGGCTTATGAATTTGCACATGTACATGATGAAAAAGAACGGAACTGGCTTAACCGTCAGGTAGAAACAGGTTCATCTACACTTTCATTAGATGATGAAGAACGTATTGAGTTATTCAAGCGTCTGGTAGAAGTAGAACAATTTGAAGAATTTTTGCATCGTACATTTATTGGACAAAAACGCTTTTCTATTGAAGGTAACGATGTCCTTGTACCGATGCTAGATTCGATTGTACGTATTGCTGCACGCAGTGGAGCAAGACACGTACTTATGGGAATGGCGCATCGTGGTCGTCTGAATGTACTGGCTCATGTTCTTGGTAAGCCTTACAGTAAGATCTTCTCCGAGTTCCATCATTCACCGAACAAAGATACAATGCCTTCTGAAGGCTCGATGGGTGTTACTTTTGGTTGGACAGGTGATGTGAAGTACCATTTAGGTGCACACCGTTCTGTAACTCCAGAAGGACAAAGCTTTGAAACCCGTCTGACACTGGCAAATAATCCAAGTCACTTGGAATATGTTAATCCGGTGGTTGAAGGATTTACACGTGCTGCACAGGATGATCGTACAGATAAAGGTTATCCACGCCAGGACCCTGACAAAGCAGCAGCAATCATCATGCATGGTGATGCCGCATTTGCAGGTGAAGGTATTGTTGCAGAGACGCTTAATTTTAATCAGCTAACAGGTTACCAAAATGGCGGTACAATTCATATTATTGTTAATAACCGTCTAGGCTTCACTACAGACAGCGGAGATTCACGTTCTACTCATTATGCAAGTGACCTTGCTAAAGGATATGAAATTCCTATTATCCATGTGAACGCAGATGATCCAGAAGCTTGTCTACGTGCTGTAGCAATGGCGACTGAATATCGTAATCTATTTAAAAAAGATTTCTTGATTGATCTTATTGGATATCGTCGTTATGGTCATAATGAAACGGACGATCCTGAGACAACTCAACCTATCATGTATAGCAAAGTGAAAAATCACCTTCGTGTGGCTTCACTTTACGGTAACAAACTGGCACAACAAGGCGTAGTTGATGACAAACGTTATGAACAGTTCAAAACAGAAATCCAAGATCATCTCAAATCGATCTACGAAGAAGTGAAAACAGATCATACGGAAGATTCAAATGCACCGGTAAATCGTCTCGATACAGATAGCAAAGCACCTGAAGCTTCTACAGGAGTCTCTGCAAGCCTGCTACAGACAATTAACGAAGGATTGCTGAAATGGCCGGAGAACTTTAATGTGTATCCTAAATTACAGCGTATTCTAGAACGCCGCGCGACTGCACTAAACGCTGAAGGCAAAGTGGATTGGGGACATGCTGAAACACTGGCATTTGCTTCGATCTTAGCAGATGGCAAGCCTATTCGTATTACCGGACAAGATGTAGAACGTGCTACATTTGCTCATCGTAATTTGGTATTACATGATGCTCAGACAGGTGAACCTTTCTGCCCGTTACATCGTTTACCAGAAGCGAAAGCATCATTTGCTATTCATAATAGTCCATTGTCTGAAGCTTCAGTACTTGGATTTGAATATGGATACAATGTATATGCACCGGAGACATTAGTGATCTGGGAAGCGCAATATGGCGATTTCACCAATGCAGCGCAAGTTATTATTGACCAGTTTATCTCGGCTGGACGTAGTAAATGGACACAAAAATCCAGTCTTGTGATGTTGTTGCCACATGGTCATGAAGGTATGGGTCCTGAGCATTCCAGTGCTCGTCCAGAACGCTTCTTGCAATTGGCAGCAGAAGATAACTTTACAGTGGCTAACCTGACTTCTGCATCACAATACTTCCACCTACTTCGCCGTCAGGCACGTAGCACTCAGGAAGAATCTGTGCGTCCATTAGTCGTTATGGCACCGAAAAGCTTGATTCGTAATCCACGTGTGGCTTCCTCACCTGAGGAATTCAACGAAGGAACATTCCAACCGATACTGCAACAAAAAGGGTTGGGCGATAAAAAGAATGCTGTAGAACGCGTGATTCTTTGTACGGGTAAAGTAGCGATCGATCTAGAAGAAGCTTTGGATAAAAACAAAGAAGAAGACTACTCTTGGTTACATGTGATTCGTGTAGAACAACTGTATCCATTCCCGAAAGAAGAGATCAATGCAGTCCTTGCAGAATTCACTAACTTACAAGAAATTATCTGGCTACAAGAAGAACCGCAAAACATGGGATACTGGAGATATACCGATGCACGCTTGCGCGATCTAGCACAAGAAGGTGTAGCTGTAAGTTATATCGGTCGTCCAGAACGTTCTAGCCCTGCTAGTGGTTATCAACATATTCACGCCATCGAACAACAACGTATACTAGGATTAGCACTCAAACAAAATTCTTTACAGAACAACATATCCCTGGGAGGTAGTCGGCTGTGAGTGAAATTAAAGTACCCGAAATGGGCGAGTCTATAACCGAAGGAACGGTATCAAAATGGGTTGTGAAAGAAGGAGACACTGTCAGTCAAGGTGATGTACTACTTGAACTTGAGACAGATAAAGTCAACTTGGAGATCAGCGCTGAAGAAGACGGAGTTGTAGAGTCAATCACCAAGCAAGAAGGTGAAACGGTACAAGTCGGTGAATCTGTAGGTGTGATCGGTGCTGGAAGTGGAAGTAGCAAACCTGCTGCTTCTGAATCCAAGCCAGCTCCAGAATCCAAGCCTGAAAGCAAATCAGATGATGTAGTCACAATCAACTATCCAGCTAAAGGTTCTGAACCGGTTGCTGAAAAAACAACAGATAAATCCACTAATGCTGTAACGAGCAAACCAGATAATGGAGATGCTATCGGTACACCGGCTGCTCGCAAGTTAGCTCGTGAGCGTGGAATCGATCTAGGATCTGTACAAAGCAATGATCCGATCGGCAGAGTGAATCCAGACGATGTACGCAAACATGGTGACAAACCAGCACCAGCGAAGTCTGAAAGTACTCCTGCTAAAAAACCTGTTGAAAAT contains:
- a CDS encoding dockerin — translated: MSVWSKALLLSTSITVCASLFACSPHSLYATPVKKKPTVTHSASIVKTTLKNMPDRYKSSIEWVWKNRMVKEGSTLRKNLIFDQIFAGKGTLNYVVRWQSDKSVTLKQRQQIESMLSRQVNHWNDLLVGYENWPYSSIKVKVVGWACTNPALILNKQANEIVYTDYIIDELNKTVPTIPAKLPIAPTSLSRFEHFEEPQYMYPGGLDKRFDMYLWATTSFGGGAGGDWGQRMADDYILNILKADQDEIMEHELGHGFGFPDFYEPQDRPPGGFPDKTLMWVGSSITITNWDAWLLRYTWSQLRKDTTRFPITSSQ
- a CDS encoding GNAT family N-acetyltransferase, translated to MTWYIKRFDELTSLEMYRILQERTAIFVVEQNCPYQEVDGKDLASYHLYKEENGEIVAYSRLLPAGIAYTEASIGRVIVKREYRGKGLAQELFRKSVEFIQNELKEDKIKIQAQHYLEKFYNSYGFEPISDVYLEDDIPHIDMMRITTT
- a CDS encoding GH36-type glycosyl hydrolase domain-containing protein, which codes for MSTIQNQTQQTGLFQNEYGYFTENGREYVITNPRTPRPWSNIISNGDYSFMVSQAGGGCSWRGNAGQNRITRLFQDVIKDSWGKFIYLRDRNSGKFWSAGWKPVMAEYEFYEVRHGIGYSVFTQQVDGIRSELTVFVAPDAPLEIMQLKVTNNSTTARELDATTYFEWAPGFAPDEHREFHKIFMNSEYKQDLNAIQLEKYLWSFPDEKGRSNNVSWPYTAFHAASETPSSFDADKESFVGMYGEESRPQAMIDKELAGNSGRFGDATASLRVAINLEAGASHTVVFTIGAAEQEKEDADALIQKYTTVEAAERTLQDVHAFWSELIDVEEIHTPDPAMNIMTNVWLKYQSISCRLWGKTAYYQTSAGYGYRDQLQDSQIFLTSKPELMRKQILMHASQQFQEGDVLHWWFTIRGGGPRTRCSDDLLWLPFIMDAYLKETQDYDILDEVTPFLDGGEATVYEHCKLAIEKTFLRFSPRGVPLMGEHDWNDGLSAIGYEWRGESFWVGEFLYLILGNFAPVAAKRGDQVFADKMIEVQGSLKAALNKYGWDGEWYLQATNDDGLKVGSKENEEGQIFLNPQMWAVISGVADQERGQQAMDSVSKHLLRDHGALLLYPAYTKVRRDIGYITRYAPGLRENGGVYTHAATWAVWAYTLIGQPEKAYEAYSKICPPNRSDDPNGYVGEPYVTPGNSDGPISPNYGRGGWTWYTGSSQWLQRMATNWILGVRAENEGLLVDPSIPKDWKEFTYRRAFRGATYNLHVDNAAGVARGIKEIKVDGKVIEGNILPDFRDGKEHEVKVIMG
- a CDS encoding 2-oxoglutarate dehydrogenase E1 component, whose amino-acid sequence is MTIDESNQPWLWESYYGPNLGYVQEQYELYKQDPNSVDEGYRELFERYGEPVAPVTVSSGQSVVSSTETPAKVDTNLLKKAVAAERLVWNIRTYGHLAADIDPLGLSTATDVRLLDPEQYGLGQRDLAQLPASLIWENAPPEAKDGWEAIQILRKKYTGSLAYEFAHVHDEKERNWLNRQVETGSSTLSLDDEERIELFKRLVEVEQFEEFLHRTFIGQKRFSIEGNDVLVPMLDSIVRIAARSGARHVLMGMAHRGRLNVLAHVLGKPYSKIFSEFHHSPNKDTMPSEGSMGVTFGWTGDVKYHLGAHRSVTPEGQSFETRLTLANNPSHLEYVNPVVEGFTRAAQDDRTDKGYPRQDPDKAAAIIMHGDAAFAGEGIVAETLNFNQLTGYQNGGTIHIIVNNRLGFTTDSGDSRSTHYASDLAKGYEIPIIHVNADDPEACLRAVAMATEYRNLFKKDFLIDLIGYRRYGHNETDDPETTQPIMYSKVKNHLRVASLYGNKLAQQGVVDDKRYEQFKTEIQDHLKSIYEEVKTDHTEDSNAPVNRLDTDSKAPEASTGVSASLLQTINEGLLKWPENFNVYPKLQRILERRATALNAEGKVDWGHAETLAFASILADGKPIRITGQDVERATFAHRNLVLHDAQTGEPFCPLHRLPEAKASFAIHNSPLSEASVLGFEYGYNVYAPETLVIWEAQYGDFTNAAQVIIDQFISAGRSKWTQKSSLVMLLPHGHEGMGPEHSSARPERFLQLAAEDNFTVANLTSASQYFHLLRRQARSTQEESVRPLVVMAPKSLIRNPRVASSPEEFNEGTFQPILQQKGLGDKKNAVERVILCTGKVAIDLEEALDKNKEEDYSWLHVIRVEQLYPFPKEEINAVLAEFTNLQEIIWLQEEPQNMGYWRYTDARLRDLAQEGVAVSYIGRPERSSPASGYQHIHAIEQQRILGLALKQNSLQNNISLGGSRL